Proteins co-encoded in one Dendropsophus ebraccatus isolate aDenEbr1 chromosome 9, aDenEbr1.pat, whole genome shotgun sequence genomic window:
- the TANK gene encoding TRAF family member-associated NF-kappa-B activator isoform X1, which translates to MDKNTGDQLNRAYEAYRQACMEKDRARKELQQKTAVYEKQLRDQQKQIDELKGRIAVLTTNLSSYAGAAGFGVPPLSPKFENSDGWKGEAATIEVLQEQIKVSLQRERNLKDQLDTEKLCALKLEEERDKLESVLANKNDEIQYLKKSLKEAREMKERPEQRTMLDAEMRNMNITQDPSAGAPALSDNTRLGVERIFSDLKEEFSRICKLTREQSSQLNTFLMKKEIASGNDLRLQFSMPVQCTDEENEGVQILQKSKDKTIRSRFAPITPRGLGPDDELSISVESLSNLSVKFPPSSDESDFLESSPGKPPILSPASEQDVNPNIQLPDAIIKNFSAARISPPFSPRSPRTVCHLDKHVELVTNYRGTTVAADEDFSLFLAANSPAGDCKNTFHLPDTPDVDKCTELSERTVRGPQQPVWKPSSPHDNDLLIPGNEKLDEDSSNVCEFCQAVFPPSNELGGEFLRHLNTHFYKNS; encoded by the exons ATGGATAAAAACACAGGAGATCAACTTAATAGAGCCTACGAAGCATATCGTCAGGCATGTATGGAAAAGGATCGAGCCAGAAAGGAACTGCAGCAAAAG ACAGCTGTGTATGAGAAGCAGCTACGTGATCAGCAGAAGCAGATAGATGAGCTGAAGGGTCGTATTGCAGTCTTGACCACAAATCTCTCGTCATATGCCGGAGCAG CAGGGTTTGGTGTTCCACCCCTGTCTCCAAAATTCGAAAATTCAGATGGTTGGAAAGGTGAAGCTGCTACCATTGAGGTTTTGCAAGAACAGATCAAAGTCAGTCTGCAACGAGAAAGGAATCTCAAG GATCAGCTGGATACAGAAAAACTCTGTGCCTTGAAATTGGAAGAGGAACGTGACAAGTTGGAGTCTGTCCTCGCCAATAAGAACGATGAAATCCAATATCTAAAAAAGTCATTGAAAGAAGCAAGAGAGATGAAGGAAAGACCAGAACAAAGAACAATGCTGGATGCAGAA ATGAGAAATATGAACATTACTCAAGATCCCTCTGCAGGAGCTCCGGCCCTCAGTGATAACACAAG GCTAGGTGTTGAACGGATTTTCTCCGATCTAAAGGAAGAATTCAGTCGGATTTGCAAGTTAACAAGAGAACAAAGCAGCCAACTGAACACGTTTCTTATGAAGAAGGAAATTGCATCTGGTAATG ATCTCCGCTTGCAGTTTTCCATGCCCGTTCAGTGCACCGATGAAGAGAACGAGGGAGTGCAAATACTACAGAAATCAAAGGATAAAACTATCAGATCGCGATTTGCACCCATCACTCCTCGAGGTTTGGGACCAGACGATGAACTGAGTATCTCCGTAGAGTCCCTGTCCAACCTGAGCGTTAAGTTCCCTCCGAGTAGTGATGAATCAGATTTTTTGGAGAGCTCTCCTGGAAAGCCTCCAATTCTTTCTCCGGCTTCAGAGCAGGATGTGAATCCCAATATACAGCTCCCAGACGCCATCATAAAGAATTTTAGTGCGGCACGAATAAGTCCGCCATTTTCCCCCCGATCACCAAGGACTGTCTGCCACCTGGATAAGCATGTTGAACTAGTAACCAACTATAGGGGCACGACTGTGGCGGCGGATGAGGACTTCAGCCTCTTTTTGGCAGCCAATAGCCCAGCTGGCGACTGCAAAAACACTTTCCACCTTCCAGATACTCCAGATGTGGACAAATGTACAGAGCTCTCCGAGAGGACAGTGCGAGGACCTCAGCAG ccAGTTTGGAAGCCTTCATCACCTCATGACAATGACCTATTAATTCCAGGAAATGAGAAACTGGATGAGGATAGTTCTAACGTATGTGAATTTTGCCAAGCTGTTTTCCCACCATCGAACGAATTAGGAGGTGAATTTCTCAGGCATCTGAACACACATTTTtataaaaattcttaa
- the TANK gene encoding TRAF family member-associated NF-kappa-B activator isoform X3, with translation MDKNTGDQLNRAYEAYRQACMEKDRARKELQQKTAVYEKQLRDQQKQIDELKGRIAVLTTNLSSYAGAAGFGVPPLSPKFENSDGWKGEAATIEVLQEQIKVSLQRERNLKDQLDTEKLCALKLEEERDKLESVLANKNDEIQYLKKSLKEAREMKERPEQRTMLDAEMRNMNITQDPSAGAPALSDNTRLGVERIFSDLKEEFSRICKLTREQSSQLNTFLMKKEIASDLRLQFSMPVQCTDEENEGVQILQKSKDKTIRSRFAPITPRGLGPDDELSISVESLSNLSVKFPPSSDESDFLESSPGKPPILSPASEQDVNPNIQLPDAIIKNFSAARISPPFSPRSPRTVCHLDKHVELVTNYRGTTVAADEDFSLFLAANSPAGDCKNTFHLPDTPDVDKCTELSERTVRGPQQPVWKPSSPHDNDLLIPGNEKLDEDSSNVCEFCQAVFPPSNELGGEFLRHLNTHFYKNS, from the exons ATGGATAAAAACACAGGAGATCAACTTAATAGAGCCTACGAAGCATATCGTCAGGCATGTATGGAAAAGGATCGAGCCAGAAAGGAACTGCAGCAAAAG ACAGCTGTGTATGAGAAGCAGCTACGTGATCAGCAGAAGCAGATAGATGAGCTGAAGGGTCGTATTGCAGTCTTGACCACAAATCTCTCGTCATATGCCGGAGCAG CAGGGTTTGGTGTTCCACCCCTGTCTCCAAAATTCGAAAATTCAGATGGTTGGAAAGGTGAAGCTGCTACCATTGAGGTTTTGCAAGAACAGATCAAAGTCAGTCTGCAACGAGAAAGGAATCTCAAG GATCAGCTGGATACAGAAAAACTCTGTGCCTTGAAATTGGAAGAGGAACGTGACAAGTTGGAGTCTGTCCTCGCCAATAAGAACGATGAAATCCAATATCTAAAAAAGTCATTGAAAGAAGCAAGAGAGATGAAGGAAAGACCAGAACAAAGAACAATGCTGGATGCAGAA ATGAGAAATATGAACATTACTCAAGATCCCTCTGCAGGAGCTCCGGCCCTCAGTGATAACACAAG GCTAGGTGTTGAACGGATTTTCTCCGATCTAAAGGAAGAATTCAGTCGGATTTGCAAGTTAACAAGAGAACAAAGCAGCCAACTGAACACGTTTCTTATGAAGAAGGAAATTGCATCTG ATCTCCGCTTGCAGTTTTCCATGCCCGTTCAGTGCACCGATGAAGAGAACGAGGGAGTGCAAATACTACAGAAATCAAAGGATAAAACTATCAGATCGCGATTTGCACCCATCACTCCTCGAGGTTTGGGACCAGACGATGAACTGAGTATCTCCGTAGAGTCCCTGTCCAACCTGAGCGTTAAGTTCCCTCCGAGTAGTGATGAATCAGATTTTTTGGAGAGCTCTCCTGGAAAGCCTCCAATTCTTTCTCCGGCTTCAGAGCAGGATGTGAATCCCAATATACAGCTCCCAGACGCCATCATAAAGAATTTTAGTGCGGCACGAATAAGTCCGCCATTTTCCCCCCGATCACCAAGGACTGTCTGCCACCTGGATAAGCATGTTGAACTAGTAACCAACTATAGGGGCACGACTGTGGCGGCGGATGAGGACTTCAGCCTCTTTTTGGCAGCCAATAGCCCAGCTGGCGACTGCAAAAACACTTTCCACCTTCCAGATACTCCAGATGTGGACAAATGTACAGAGCTCTCCGAGAGGACAGTGCGAGGACCTCAGCAG ccAGTTTGGAAGCCTTCATCACCTCATGACAATGACCTATTAATTCCAGGAAATGAGAAACTGGATGAGGATAGTTCTAACGTATGTGAATTTTGCCAAGCTGTTTTCCCACCATCGAACGAATTAGGAGGTGAATTTCTCAGGCATCTGAACACACATTTTtataaaaattcttaa
- the TANK gene encoding TRAF family member-associated NF-kappa-B activator isoform X2, translating to MDKNTGDQLNRAYEAYRQACMEKDRARKELQQKTAVYEKQLRDQQKQIDELKGRIAVLTTNLSSYAGAGFGVPPLSPKFENSDGWKGEAATIEVLQEQIKVSLQRERNLKDQLDTEKLCALKLEEERDKLESVLANKNDEIQYLKKSLKEAREMKERPEQRTMLDAEMRNMNITQDPSAGAPALSDNTRLGVERIFSDLKEEFSRICKLTREQSSQLNTFLMKKEIASGNDLRLQFSMPVQCTDEENEGVQILQKSKDKTIRSRFAPITPRGLGPDDELSISVESLSNLSVKFPPSSDESDFLESSPGKPPILSPASEQDVNPNIQLPDAIIKNFSAARISPPFSPRSPRTVCHLDKHVELVTNYRGTTVAADEDFSLFLAANSPAGDCKNTFHLPDTPDVDKCTELSERTVRGPQQPVWKPSSPHDNDLLIPGNEKLDEDSSNVCEFCQAVFPPSNELGGEFLRHLNTHFYKNS from the exons ATGGATAAAAACACAGGAGATCAACTTAATAGAGCCTACGAAGCATATCGTCAGGCATGTATGGAAAAGGATCGAGCCAGAAAGGAACTGCAGCAAAAG ACAGCTGTGTATGAGAAGCAGCTACGTGATCAGCAGAAGCAGATAGATGAGCTGAAGGGTCGTATTGCAGTCTTGACCACAAATCTCTCGTCATATGCCGGAGCAG GGTTTGGTGTTCCACCCCTGTCTCCAAAATTCGAAAATTCAGATGGTTGGAAAGGTGAAGCTGCTACCATTGAGGTTTTGCAAGAACAGATCAAAGTCAGTCTGCAACGAGAAAGGAATCTCAAG GATCAGCTGGATACAGAAAAACTCTGTGCCTTGAAATTGGAAGAGGAACGTGACAAGTTGGAGTCTGTCCTCGCCAATAAGAACGATGAAATCCAATATCTAAAAAAGTCATTGAAAGAAGCAAGAGAGATGAAGGAAAGACCAGAACAAAGAACAATGCTGGATGCAGAA ATGAGAAATATGAACATTACTCAAGATCCCTCTGCAGGAGCTCCGGCCCTCAGTGATAACACAAG GCTAGGTGTTGAACGGATTTTCTCCGATCTAAAGGAAGAATTCAGTCGGATTTGCAAGTTAACAAGAGAACAAAGCAGCCAACTGAACACGTTTCTTATGAAGAAGGAAATTGCATCTGGTAATG ATCTCCGCTTGCAGTTTTCCATGCCCGTTCAGTGCACCGATGAAGAGAACGAGGGAGTGCAAATACTACAGAAATCAAAGGATAAAACTATCAGATCGCGATTTGCACCCATCACTCCTCGAGGTTTGGGACCAGACGATGAACTGAGTATCTCCGTAGAGTCCCTGTCCAACCTGAGCGTTAAGTTCCCTCCGAGTAGTGATGAATCAGATTTTTTGGAGAGCTCTCCTGGAAAGCCTCCAATTCTTTCTCCGGCTTCAGAGCAGGATGTGAATCCCAATATACAGCTCCCAGACGCCATCATAAAGAATTTTAGTGCGGCACGAATAAGTCCGCCATTTTCCCCCCGATCACCAAGGACTGTCTGCCACCTGGATAAGCATGTTGAACTAGTAACCAACTATAGGGGCACGACTGTGGCGGCGGATGAGGACTTCAGCCTCTTTTTGGCAGCCAATAGCCCAGCTGGCGACTGCAAAAACACTTTCCACCTTCCAGATACTCCAGATGTGGACAAATGTACAGAGCTCTCCGAGAGGACAGTGCGAGGACCTCAGCAG ccAGTTTGGAAGCCTTCATCACCTCATGACAATGACCTATTAATTCCAGGAAATGAGAAACTGGATGAGGATAGTTCTAACGTATGTGAATTTTGCCAAGCTGTTTTCCCACCATCGAACGAATTAGGAGGTGAATTTCTCAGGCATCTGAACACACATTTTtataaaaattcttaa